A window of Nerophis ophidion isolate RoL-2023_Sa linkage group LG17, RoL_Noph_v1.0, whole genome shotgun sequence contains these coding sequences:
- the LOC133536281 gene encoding ubiquitin-conjugating enzyme E2 G1-like, protein MTEQSALLLRKQLAELNKNPVEGFSAGLVDDNDIFQWEVVVIGPQDTLFEGGFFKATLAFPRDYPLRPPKMKFITEIWHPNVAKNGDVCISILHEPGEDKYGYEKPEERWLPIHTVETIMISVISMLADPNGDSPANVDAAKEWRDDPKGVFKKKVARCVRKSQEMAFD, encoded by the exons atGACGGAACAGTCCGCCTTGCTGCTACGTAAACAATTAGCAG AGTTGAACAAGAACCCAGTGGAAGGCTTCTCTGCAGGCCTTGTGGATGATAATGACATCTTTCAGTGGGAAGTGGTCGTCATTGGACCCCAAGACACACTGTT TGAAGGAGGGTTCTTCAAAGCCACTTTAGCCTTTCCCCGGGATTATCCTTTAAGGCCTCCAAAAATGAAGTTCATCACGGAAATCTGGCATCCAAATG TTGCGAAGAACGGTGATGTATGCATATCCATACTGCATGAACCCGGAGAGGACAAGTACGGCTATGAGAAGCCAGAGGAGCGCTGGCTGCCAATCCATACTGTGGAGACTATAATGATCAGCGTAATCTCCATGTTGGCGGATCCTAACGGGGACTCCCCAGCCAACGTTGACGCAGCG AAAGAATGGCGTGACGATCCTAAGGGCGTTTTTAAGAAAAAGGTTGCACGTTGTGTGCGTAAAAGTCAAGAGATGGCTTTCGACTGA
- the arpc3 gene encoding actin-related protein 2/3 complex subunit 3 isoform X1, with the protein MPAYHSTMLEGNTRTVANMALLPLKTQFKGPARGDGIDTDIIDEAIYYFKANVFFKNYEIKNEADRTLIYITLYISECLKKLQKCSSRGQGEKEMYTLGITNFPIPGEPGFPLNAMYAKPANKQEEDTMRLYLQQIRQETGLRLCDRVFDSQTDKPSKWWMCFVKKQFMNKSLSAPGQ; encoded by the exons GCGTACCACTCAACCATGCTGGAGGGGAACACCAGAACTGTTGCCAACATGGCTTTGCTGCCCCTTAAAACTCAGTTTAAGGGACCGGCAAGAGGAGACG GCATCGACACGGACATAATTGACGAAGCCATCTATTACTTCAAGGCCAATGTTTTCTTTAAGAACTATGAGATCAAG AATGAAGCAGACAGGACACTGATCTATATCACGCTCTACATTTCAGAGTGTTTAAAGAAACTGCAAAAG tGCAGCTCCAGGGGTCAAGGGGAGAAGGAGATGTACACGCTGGGCATTACAAACTTTCCCATTCCAGGAGAACCCGGCTTCCCGCTCAACGCCATGTACGCCAAGCCTGCTAACAAGCAGGAGGAAG ATACGATGAGGTTGTACCTGCAGCAGATCAGACAGGAGACCGGCTTGAGACTTTGTGACCGGGTGTTCGACTCCCAGACAGACAAACCCAGCAAG TGGTGGATGTGTTTTGTGAAGAAGCAGTTCATGAACAAGAGTCTGTCTGCTCCAGGACAGTAA
- the arpc3 gene encoding actin-related protein 2/3 complex subunit 3 isoform X2, which yields MPAYHSTMLEGNTRTVANMALLPLKTQFKGPARGDGIDTDIIDEAIYYFKANVFFKNYEIKNEADRTLIYITLYISECLKKLQKCSSRGQGEKEMYTLGITNFPIPGEPGFPLNAMYAKPANKQEEDTMRLYLQQIRQETGLRLCDRVFDSQTDKPSKVFAFCSGGCVL from the exons GCGTACCACTCAACCATGCTGGAGGGGAACACCAGAACTGTTGCCAACATGGCTTTGCTGCCCCTTAAAACTCAGTTTAAGGGACCGGCAAGAGGAGACG GCATCGACACGGACATAATTGACGAAGCCATCTATTACTTCAAGGCCAATGTTTTCTTTAAGAACTATGAGATCAAG AATGAAGCAGACAGGACACTGATCTATATCACGCTCTACATTTCAGAGTGTTTAAAGAAACTGCAAAAG tGCAGCTCCAGGGGTCAAGGGGAGAAGGAGATGTACACGCTGGGCATTACAAACTTTCCCATTCCAGGAGAACCCGGCTTCCCGCTCAACGCCATGTACGCCAAGCCTGCTAACAAGCAGGAGGAAG ATACGATGAGGTTGTACCTGCAGCAGATCAGACAGGAGACCGGCTTGAGACTTTGTGACCGGGTGTTCGACTCCCAGACAGACAAACCCAGCAAG GTGTTTGCTTTTTGCAGTGGTGGATGTGTTTTGTGA